Proteins encoded within one genomic window of Diorhabda sublineata isolate icDioSubl1.1 chromosome 1, icDioSubl1.1, whole genome shotgun sequence:
- the LOC130444305 gene encoding coiled-coil domain-containing protein 12: MTETDPQVGHLEEEALKRKERLKNLRRKRTGETNNQDKQNEDEDLPLPKPLFRSYKPLNNDLNDYTIEPADPGDVTKEVEDQLESAKSSVVIDQLDVTSLAPRKPDWDLKRDVSKKLEKLEKQTQKAIAELIRERLKESKQTEDLAAIVNAGVNAES; this comes from the exons atgacgGAAACCGATCCTCAAGTTGGTCATTTAGAAGAAGAAGctttaaagagaaaagaaagaTTAAAAAATCTAAGAAGAAAACGAACAGGTGAAACCAACAATCAAGACAAGcaaaatgaagatgaagattTACCATTACCAAAACCTCTATTTAGAAGTTACAAACCTTTAAATAATGATCTAAACGATTACACAATCGAACCAGCAGATCCTGGAGATGTTACTAAAgag gTGGAAGATCAGTTGGAGTCTGCCAAATCGTCTGTAGTAATTGATCAACTTGATGTTACATCATTAGCTCCTAGAAAACCTGATTGGGATTTAAAACGGGACGttagtaaaaaattagaaaaattggaaaaacaaacACAAAAGGCAATAGCAGAACTCATTAGAGAGAGGTTGAAGGAAAGCAAACAAACTGAAGACTTAGCAGCAATTGTGAATGCGGGAGTAAATGCAGAAAGTTGA